The sequence ATACTCCAGAAACTAAAAGTTCACAGCAAATTAGAAGCTGTGGTCTTAGCCTTTCAAAAAAACTTCATCGAAATTCCTCCAAGCTAAATATTTAAAAAATACCCTAAATAATGCATATGTATGGAAAAAATACTGCATATGCAGAATGGACTTTATTGTTCTACCTTAGTAATATAGCCTTCGAGGTTCAGATTAGGTTATAAGCAATGCACCTGATTAAGATCTAAAAAGCTTTAAAAACCAAGTATATAGAGCTTTTTTTCTTTTGGTTGTTCGCAATTCACAACTTTAAATTTAGAAAAAAAACGAAAGGAGCAATAAAATGGACGAAAATACTTTATCCATTGCCATCATTGGAAGTGAAGGAAACATTCCAAAACAGATTGAAAATTCGATTCAAGGCCCCAACCAACTTTCATTGGCCTTCAAAACATCAGATGTCATGAAGGGATTAAAAAAACTAAAGGATGTGAACCCCAACGTGATTTTGATCGATCTTAGTCAAGTTGAAGAGGATAAAACTGGTTTTTTGGTCAAACTCAGGTTATCCTACCCTGAATCGAACATTTTGGTTATTGCTGAAGAGTATGCGGTGAATGAATGGCTTCAAATTTTGAAAACAGGGGTTAGGGGAATTTTGGACGGTGAATTTTCAAGCAAGAGTTTATCCACTGCTGCGTCTGTGGTTCACCAAGGAGGGATTTACTTTGAACCCGGCCGAATGGGGCAGTTTGTTGAGCAATGCGCCAACAAGGTCAAACACGCCGAAGAGAAAGCCAGCGATCTGTTGACCGATCGGGAAATT comes from Nitrospiria bacterium and encodes:
- a CDS encoding response regulator transcription factor, with product MDENTLSIAIIGSEGNIPKQIENSIQGPNQLSLAFKTSDVMKGLKKLKDVNPNVILIDLSQVEEDKTGFLVKLRLSYPESNILVIAEEYAVNEWLQILKTGVRGILDGEFSSKSLSTAASVVHQGGIYFEPGRMGQFVEQCANKVKHAEEKASDLLTDREIQVLKVLAEGYTVKKAAEILDLSPKTVDTHKANLMRKINIHHRADLIKYALRKKIITLQED